The proteins below are encoded in one region of Canis lupus dingo isolate Sandy chromosome 30, ASM325472v2, whole genome shotgun sequence:
- the THAP10 gene encoding THAP domain-containing protein 10 isoform X3, with amino-acid sequence MPARCVAAHCGNTTKCGKSLFRFPKDRAVRLLWDRFVRGRRADWYGGNDRSVICSDHFAPACFDVSSVLQKNLRFSQRLRLVAGAVPTLHRGTAPAPRGDGGRGGAGPPEDPAAQPAPPPSPARCAPPGARRRAAPAQVRGPGAGRGPRPHSVTSVPTHCEEGPVHKSTQLSLKRPPHRNVGIQAKVKVFGTQLCNATTQTDGLQPRRSSLFDIYSSDSDPDADWDVKSEQSDLSYIAVQVKEESC; translated from the exons ATGCCCGCCCGCTGCGTGGCCGCCCACTGCGGCAACACCACCAAGTGCGGGAAGTCGCTGTTCCGCTTCCCCAAGGACCGGGCGGTGCGGCTGCTGTGGGACCGCTTCGTGCGGGGCCGCCGCGCCGACTGGTACGGGGGCAACGACCGCTCGGTCATCTGCTCCGACCACTTCGCCCCCGCCTGCTTTGACGTGTCCTCGGTCCTCCAGAAGAACCTGCGCTTCTCCCAGCGCCTGAGGCTCGTAGCGGGCGCCGTGCCCACCCTGCACCGGGGGACCGCCCCAGCGCCCCGGGGCGACGGCGGCCGAGGGGGGGCGGGGCCCCCGGAGGACCCCGCGGcccagcccgccccgcccccgagcccaGCCCGCTGCGCGCCGCCCGGGGCCCGGAGGAGGGCTGCGCCCGCACAGGTGAGGGGCCCCGGGGCCGGACGAGGGCCGCGCCCGCACAG TGTCACTTCAGTACCTACTCACTGTGAAGAAGGCCCAGTGCATAAAAGTACACAGTTGTCTCTGAAAAGGCCCCCTCACCGGAATGTTG gtATTCAGGCCAAAGTGAAAGTGTTTGGAACACAACTGTGTAATGCCACTACTCAGACTGACGGATTGCAGCCTAGGAGGAGCTCTCTCTTTGACATCTACTCCAGTGACTCAGACCCAGATGCAGATTGGGATGTCAAGAGTGAGCAGAGCGATTTGTCCTACATAGCAGTGCAAGTGAAAGAAGAGTCTTGCTAA
- the THAP10 gene encoding THAP domain-containing protein 10 isoform X1 has translation MPARCVAAHCGNTTKCGKSLFRFPKDRAVRLLWDRFVRGRRADWYGGNDRSVICSDHFAPACFDVSSVLQKNLRFSQRLRLVAGAVPTLHRGTAPAPRGDGGRGGAGPPEDPAAQPAPPPSPARCAPPGARRRAAPAQITCENEVKQTQVPANNLSYSVTSVPTHCEEGPVHKSTQLSLKRPPHRNVGIQAKVKVFGTQLCNATTQTDGLQPRRSSLFDIYSSDSDPDADWDVKSEQSDLSYIAVQVKEESC, from the exons ATGCCCGCCCGCTGCGTGGCCGCCCACTGCGGCAACACCACCAAGTGCGGGAAGTCGCTGTTCCGCTTCCCCAAGGACCGGGCGGTGCGGCTGCTGTGGGACCGCTTCGTGCGGGGCCGCCGCGCCGACTGGTACGGGGGCAACGACCGCTCGGTCATCTGCTCCGACCACTTCGCCCCCGCCTGCTTTGACGTGTCCTCGGTCCTCCAGAAGAACCTGCGCTTCTCCCAGCGCCTGAGGCTCGTAGCGGGCGCCGTGCCCACCCTGCACCGGGGGACCGCCCCAGCGCCCCGGGGCGACGGCGGCCGAGGGGGGGCGGGGCCCCCGGAGGACCCCGCGGcccagcccgccccgcccccgagcccaGCCCGCTGCGCGCCGCCCGGGGCCCGGAGGAGGGCTGCGCCCGCACAG attacaTGTGAAAATGAAGTTAAACAAACACAAGTCCCTGCTAATAATCTATCTTATAGTGTCACTTCAGTACCTACTCACTGTGAAGAAGGCCCAGTGCATAAAAGTACACAGTTGTCTCTGAAAAGGCCCCCTCACCGGAATGTTG gtATTCAGGCCAAAGTGAAAGTGTTTGGAACACAACTGTGTAATGCCACTACTCAGACTGACGGATTGCAGCCTAGGAGGAGCTCTCTCTTTGACATCTACTCCAGTGACTCAGACCCAGATGCAGATTGGGATGTCAAGAGTGAGCAGAGCGATTTGTCCTACATAGCAGTGCAAGTGAAAGAAGAGTCTTGCTAA
- the THAP10 gene encoding THAP domain-containing protein 10 isoform X2, with protein MPARCVAAHCGNTTKCGKSLFRFPKDRAVRLLWDRFVRGRRADWYGGNDRSVICSDHFAPACFDVSSVLQKNLRFSQRLRLVAGAVPTLHRGTAPAPRGDGGRGGAGPPEDPAAQPAPPPSPARCAPPGARRRAAPAQVRDPTVPRPGGGLRPHSVTSVPTHCEEGPVHKSTQLSLKRPPHRNVGIQAKVKVFGTQLCNATTQTDGLQPRRSSLFDIYSSDSDPDADWDVKSEQSDLSYIAVQVKEESC; from the exons ATGCCCGCCCGCTGCGTGGCCGCCCACTGCGGCAACACCACCAAGTGCGGGAAGTCGCTGTTCCGCTTCCCCAAGGACCGGGCGGTGCGGCTGCTGTGGGACCGCTTCGTGCGGGGCCGCCGCGCCGACTGGTACGGGGGCAACGACCGCTCGGTCATCTGCTCCGACCACTTCGCCCCCGCCTGCTTTGACGTGTCCTCGGTCCTCCAGAAGAACCTGCGCTTCTCCCAGCGCCTGAGGCTCGTAGCGGGCGCCGTGCCCACCCTGCACCGGGGGACCGCCCCAGCGCCCCGGGGCGACGGCGGCCGAGGGGGGGCGGGGCCCCCGGAGGACCCCGCGGcccagcccgccccgcccccgagcccaGCCCGCTGCGCGCCGCCCGGGGCCCGGAGGAGGGCTGCGCCCGCACAG GTGAGGGACCCCACGGTTCCCAGGCCCGGAGGAGGGCTGCGCCCGCACAG TGTCACTTCAGTACCTACTCACTGTGAAGAAGGCCCAGTGCATAAAAGTACACAGTTGTCTCTGAAAAGGCCCCCTCACCGGAATGTTG gtATTCAGGCCAAAGTGAAAGTGTTTGGAACACAACTGTGTAATGCCACTACTCAGACTGACGGATTGCAGCCTAGGAGGAGCTCTCTCTTTGACATCTACTCCAGTGACTCAGACCCAGATGCAGATTGGGATGTCAAGAGTGAGCAGAGCGATTTGTCCTACATAGCAGTGCAAGTGAAAGAAGAGTCTTGCTAA